From the genome of Alkalimarinus coralli:
TTATGCTGAGAGTTTCCGGTATCAGGTAAACGTTAAACTCGTCTTCTGTTACTTCACCCACCGTTAAGCTACAGCCATTAACAGCAACAAAACCTTTTTCCAGGATATATTTGATCCACTCTTCGGGTACTTTGAATTTAATAATGCAGTTGTTTTCTGTTTTTTCGACCGACGAGACGACTACCGTTGTATGGATATGCCCAGAGAGCAGGTGCCCACCAATCTCATCTCCGAACTTTGCCGCCCTTTCAAAGTTTACCAGACTGCCAATTTCGAGCTGGCTCAGATTAGTCACTCTTAGCGTCTCTATCATGACATCAAAGTAAACTATGGTATCTGTATACTCTGATACTGTAAGACAAGTGCCATTGATCGCGATGCTTGCACCGTGTGCTACCTTTTCCAGAGATGATGCCGGGAACTCAATACCTAATCTCGAAAGGTCTTTTTTTTGATCGATCGACTTAACAATAGCGGTGCCTTGAACAATACCTGTGAACATATACGGTTTATCTCTTTTAGAGTCATAAATACGGATCAACTGAGTATGGATATATCTAGCGGTAACCCGGTATGACGTTATTAAACAAATTGTTGCTATGTAAAAAGCGAAAGGGATTATATCATACGCATCTTTTTAGCGAATCGAGCCTTTGTGTAGGGAGTAAGCCTGCATATGGTTCAAAATTGATTGATAGTAAAATAGGCGCCCTTAACACCGGCGCTTGTAAAGCAGGTAGTGCGTGAGAATTTTTTTAGCCCCAATGGATGGCCTTACAGATGATATTATGCGGCAGATTCTTACGCGTGTCGGCGGTATTGATGTTTGTGTCACCGAGTTTGTCCGAATAACCAATACCTTATTACCCAAAAAAGTATTCTATCGTGCCTGCCCGGAGCTTCAT
Proteins encoded in this window:
- a CDS encoding riboflavin synthase subunit alpha; this encodes MFTGIVQGTAIVKSIDQKKDLSRLGIEFPASSLEKVAHGASIAINGTCLTVSEYTDTIVYFDVMIETLRVTNLSQLEIGSLVNFERAAKFGDEIGGHLLSGHIHTTVVVSSVEKTENNCIIKFKVPEEWIKYILEKGFVAVNGCSLTVGEVTEDEFNVYLIPETLSITTFGSTRPGAIINLEVDHQTQTIVDTVERLGLKITQ